A part of Streptomyces sp. NBC_00557 genomic DNA contains:
- a CDS encoding P1 family peptidase — MTVDAITDVAGLRVGHATLSGGGRLTGTTVVLAPEGGMVAAVDVRGGGPGTKETDALDPRNVVQRVDAVVLTGGSAYGLDAASGVMAWLEEQRRGVRVGPDPAHVVPVVPAACVFDLGRGGDFSARPDAATGRAAVEAAAASPPGAPVPQGCVGAGTGAVAGRLKGGVGTASTVLESGITVAALAVVNAAGSVIEPGTGALYGELCQGRVTYPETRVHEAARRRLDETAARNAPPPLNTTLAVVATDADLSRAQAQKLAGTAHDGIARAVRPVHLMNDGDTVFALATGERALAGHPMEMNGVLAAGADVVTRAIVRGVRAAESVEGAGGVWPSYGELYGRV, encoded by the coding sequence ATGACAGTTGACGCGATCACGGACGTCGCCGGGCTGCGCGTGGGCCACGCCACCCTCAGCGGGGGCGGCCGGCTCACCGGCACCACGGTCGTCCTCGCTCCGGAGGGCGGCATGGTCGCCGCCGTGGACGTGCGAGGCGGCGGGCCCGGCACCAAGGAGACCGACGCGCTCGATCCGCGCAACGTGGTGCAGCGGGTCGACGCGGTCGTGCTGACCGGTGGCAGCGCCTACGGACTCGACGCGGCGTCCGGGGTGATGGCCTGGCTGGAGGAGCAGCGGCGCGGGGTGCGGGTGGGGCCGGACCCGGCGCATGTCGTGCCGGTCGTGCCCGCCGCGTGCGTCTTCGACCTGGGGCGCGGAGGCGACTTCAGCGCCCGGCCCGACGCGGCGACGGGCCGGGCCGCGGTGGAGGCGGCCGCGGCGAGTCCGCCGGGCGCCCCGGTGCCGCAGGGGTGCGTCGGGGCGGGTACGGGCGCCGTGGCGGGGCGGCTCAAGGGCGGGGTGGGCACGGCGAGCACGGTGCTCGAGTCAGGGATCACCGTGGCCGCGCTGGCGGTCGTGAACGCCGCGGGGTCGGTGATCGAGCCCGGGACCGGCGCGCTGTACGGGGAGTTGTGCCAGGGGCGGGTGACGTACCCGGAGACGCGCGTGCACGAGGCCGCGCGCCGGCGCCTGGACGAGACCGCCGCCAGGAACGCGCCGCCCCCGCTCAACACGACGCTGGCGGTGGTCGCGACCGACGCGGACCTCTCCAGGGCGCAGGCGCAGAAGCTGGCGGGCACGGCGCACGACGGCATCGCACGCGCCGTACGGCCGGTGCACCTCATGAACGACGGGGACACGGTGTTCGCGCTGGCGACCGGCGAGCGGGCCCTTGCCGGGCACCCGATGGAGATGAACGGCGTTCTCGCGGCCGGCGCGGATGTGGTGACCCGCGCGATCGTCCGCGGTGTGCGCGCCGCCGAGTCGGTCGAAGGGGCGGGCGGAGTGTGGCCGTCGTACGGGGAGTTGTACGGGCGGGTGTGA
- a CDS encoding low temperature requirement protein A, translated as MTPSSAPAPASPGAPQSSGPLRRLTARGRDEAHRVSSPLELFFDLCFVVAIAQAGVQLVHAVSQGHAGDGILNYAMQFFAIWWAWMNFTWFASAYDNDDVLYRVVTLVQIAGVLVLAAGVSRAFRHHDYLVVWLGYLIMRLAMAAQWLRAARSAPAPERTMAVRYACGVLMCQVGWLGLLLLPVPARPWVFLVMAVAEMCVPLFAEKDCETSWHPHHIAERYGLFTIIVLGETIASATAAVKGGFDEHDTLGELLPIAAGGLLIVFSAWWIYFVVPIHGRLRANGQAFLWGYGHYLIFASAAAIGAGLEVALEQAVGRAHISTLSASAAVTLPTALYLLTAWALHSRHFKVGIAQQLVLPVTALLVICCTFLGDRAVLAAGLVCAAAVATGVTLTARMARRRRTASATAPAG; from the coding sequence ATGACGCCGAGTTCCGCTCCGGCGCCCGCCTCTCCGGGCGCGCCCCAGTCCTCGGGACCGCTGCGGCGGCTCACCGCGCGCGGGCGCGACGAGGCGCACCGGGTCTCCTCGCCGCTGGAGCTCTTCTTCGATCTGTGCTTCGTCGTGGCGATCGCGCAGGCCGGCGTCCAACTGGTGCACGCCGTCTCCCAGGGGCATGCGGGCGACGGAATCCTCAACTACGCCATGCAGTTCTTCGCGATCTGGTGGGCGTGGATGAACTTCACCTGGTTCGCCTCGGCGTACGACAACGACGACGTGCTCTACCGGGTCGTCACCCTCGTGCAGATCGCGGGCGTCCTGGTGCTGGCCGCCGGTGTGTCCCGGGCGTTCCGGCATCACGACTACCTGGTGGTCTGGCTCGGCTATCTGATCATGCGGCTGGCGATGGCCGCGCAGTGGCTGAGAGCCGCGAGATCGGCCCCGGCCCCCGAGAGGACCATGGCGGTGCGGTACGCGTGCGGCGTGCTGATGTGCCAGGTCGGCTGGCTCGGACTGCTGCTGCTGCCCGTACCCGCCCGGCCCTGGGTGTTCCTGGTGATGGCCGTGGCGGAGATGTGCGTGCCGCTCTTCGCCGAGAAGGACTGCGAGACCTCCTGGCACCCGCATCACATCGCCGAACGCTATGGCCTGTTCACCATCATCGTGCTCGGCGAGACGATCGCCTCGGCCACGGCCGCCGTGAAGGGAGGCTTCGACGAGCACGACACGCTGGGTGAGCTGCTGCCGATCGCGGCGGGCGGGCTGCTGATCGTCTTCTCCGCGTGGTGGATCTACTTCGTGGTGCCCATCCACGGCCGTCTGCGCGCCAACGGGCAGGCGTTCCTGTGGGGTTACGGCCACTACCTGATCTTCGCCTCCGCCGCCGCGATCGGCGCGGGCCTGGAAGTGGCCCTGGAACAGGCGGTCGGCAGGGCCCACATCTCCACGCTGTCCGCGTCCGCGGCCGTGACGCTGCCCACGGCGCTGTATCTGCTCACCGCCTGGGCGCTGCACTCGCGGCACTTCAAGGTCGGCATCGCCCAGCAGCTGGTGCTTCCGGTCACGGCGCTGCTGGTGATCTGCTGCACCTTCCTCGGCGACCGGGCGGTGCTCGCGGCGGGACTGGTGTGCGCGGCGGCGGTCGCGACCGGGGTGACCCTGACGGCGCGCATGGCCCGCCGGAGACGCACGGCGAGTGCGACCGCGCCGGCCGGCTGA
- a CDS encoding L,D-transpeptidase — protein sequence MTTPDIAARRVLGACAALMVGSLTLTACGGSANATDDGKGGKDSPKASAARIVISAKDGSTGASINATGVKVSGGRLTDVKMTVAGTGQDVAGAISADGHSWKPKQQLERGTKYEIDATAKDADGRATVTRSVFTTVTPSDSFIGTYTPDNGTTVGVGMPVSFTFDKSITDKKAVQSHISVDSSSGQQVAGHWFGDRRLDFRPQQYWKSGSRVTVKIDLDGVQGARGVYGVQKKTVSFTIGRSQVSTVDAGTQTMTVVRDGTTIKTVPISTGDPQHTTYNGQMVISEKFTQTPMDSRTVDLGNAYNIPDVPHAMRLTSSGTFIHGNYWYNKGNPPFGREGTSHGCVGLADVQGGQGATPAKWFFDNSLIGDVVIVKNSPDSTVAPDNGLNGWNMSWSAWTAGSAL from the coding sequence GTGACAACGCCGGACATTGCAGCGCGGCGCGTACTGGGGGCCTGTGCCGCCCTGATGGTCGGCAGCCTCACCCTGACCGCTTGCGGTGGCAGCGCGAACGCCACCGACGACGGCAAGGGCGGCAAGGACTCCCCCAAGGCGTCGGCGGCACGGATCGTGATCTCGGCCAAGGACGGTTCGACCGGCGCGTCCATCAACGCGACCGGGGTGAAGGTCAGCGGCGGCAGGCTGACCGACGTGAAGATGACCGTCGCGGGGACCGGGCAGGACGTGGCCGGGGCGATATCGGCGGACGGCCACAGCTGGAAGCCGAAGCAGCAGCTGGAGCGGGGGACCAAGTACGAGATCGACGCGACCGCGAAGGACGCGGACGGACGCGCCACCGTGACCAGGTCGGTCTTCACCACGGTCACGCCGTCGGACAGTTTCATCGGCACATACACCCCGGACAACGGCACCACGGTCGGGGTGGGCATGCCGGTGTCGTTCACCTTCGACAAGTCGATCACCGACAAGAAGGCCGTGCAGTCGCACATCTCGGTCGACTCCAGCAGCGGTCAGCAGGTGGCCGGGCACTGGTTCGGGGACCGGCGGCTGGACTTCCGGCCGCAGCAGTACTGGAAGTCCGGCTCCAGGGTCACCGTGAAGATCGACCTGGACGGCGTCCAGGGCGCGCGGGGCGTCTACGGGGTGCAGAAGAAGACCGTCTCCTTCACCATCGGACGCTCGCAGGTCTCCACGGTCGACGCCGGCACCCAGACCATGACCGTGGTGCGGGACGGCACGACGATCAAGACGGTCCCGATCTCCACCGGCGACCCGCAGCACACCACGTACAACGGGCAGATGGTGATCTCGGAGAAGTTCACGCAGACGCCCATGGACAGCCGGACGGTCGACCTCGGCAACGCCTACAACATCCCGGACGTGCCGCATGCGATGCGCCTGACCAGCTCGGGCACCTTCATCCACGGCAACTACTGGTACAACAAGGGCAATCCGCCCTTCGGCCGCGAGGGCACCAGCCACGGCTGCGTCGGGCTGGCGGACGTACAGGGCGGGCAGGGCGCCACGCCGGCCAAGTGGTTCTTCGACAACTCCCTCATCGGCGACGTGGTGATCGTGAAGAACTCGCCGGACTCGACGGTCGCGCCGGACAACGGGCTCAACGGCTGGAACATGTCGTGGAGCGCCTGGACCGCCGGAAGCGCCCTCTGA